The genomic DNA AAATCAGTTTTCAATTGTTGTTGATGAGGCAGACATGAATTTACCAATTTGTTCACGACTAATATTTTTAGCATCATTAATTGAAAGAATTTTTCCTTCATTAATAACAGCAATTGTGTCAGCTAAAGCTAAAATTTCATCTAATTCATATGAAATAAGTAAAATTGCTTTACCTTTTTTCTTTTCTTCAAGAATTTGCGAATGAATATGAGTAATTGCACCAATATCCATTCCTCTTGTTGGTTGAACAATTAAAATAAAATCATGTTCAAACATCATTTCCCGACCAACAATAAATTTTTGTTGATTACCACCCGATAATGATCGAGCAATACTTTTTGGACCTTCTGCACTTCTTACATCATAATTTTTAATAATTTCTTTTGTAAAAGCATTAATGTTTTTGGTTTTGAAAATCCCATGTGTTTGGAATTGTTTATCCCAAAGACGACGGATGATTGAGTTTTCTTGAATTGTAAAATCAAGAATTACCCCATGATGGTGCCGATCAGCTGGAATGTATGCCATATGATTAATACTTCGTTTATATGCATCAATATTTGTTATATCTTTGAATTCATATTGATTTGTTTTTGGATTCTTAGTTTGCATATGGATTGAACCTTTATAAGGTTTAACCATTCCACTAACGATATGTTCTAATTCATTTTGCCCATTGCCATCAACCCCGGCAATCGCAAAAATTTCACCTTCATGAACATCAAAAGAAATGTTATTAAGATTTTTTTTAAGTTTTTGTGTTGATAGATTTTTAATTGAAAAAACAACTTTTTTTCTTTGAGCTTTTGTATTATTTTTGATTTGTACTACTTTGTTACCAACCATTGCTGAAACAATATCGTCTAATGGCGTGTCTTTCATCACAAAATTTCCAGCCACTTTTCCTAAACGAAGGACAGTTGCATTGTCAGCAACTTGTTCAATTTCTTTTAATTTATGTGAAATGAAAATTATTGTTTTACCTGCTTTTTTAAATATTTTAAAAGATTTAAGTAAACCTTGAATTTCTTCATCTGTCAAAACAGCAGTTGGTTCATCAAAAACCAAAATATCATTTCCTCTGTAAAGCATTTTCATGATTTCAACTTTTTGTTGTGTGGAAACCGTTGCTTCACCAGATTTTTGAAACAAATCAAAATATAAATTGTATTTATTTTGAAGTGCTTTAATTTTTTTAATAGCAATATTTCGATTAATAACACCTAATCCTGAAGTTCATTCTTCACCAAGAATAATGTTATCAAGGTTTGTGTATACATTAACTAATTTGAAGTGCTGATGAACCATCCCAATACCTAATGCATTAGCATCATTTGGTCCAGAAAAAAGTACTTTGTTACCATTAATTAATATCTCACCACTTGTTTGTTCATACAGTCCAAACAAAATTGACATTAATGTACTTTTGCCAGCCCCATTTTCCCCGATTAGCGCATGAATTGAACCCTTTTTAACCTTAAAAGAGACATTATCATTTGCAACAATTCCTGGGAATTCCTTAGTTATGTTTTTAAATTCTACAGCATACATAATAATTAATTTGTAGGTAGAAGTAATTCTTTAGCAAGTCTGTTTAATAATTCTCCGACAGTTTTATGATCTTCTTCTTCTTCAAATAGTGCTCTTTTAGATTTTAATCATTTCTTTGTATTTTCATCAAGATTATCAAATTCTTTTCTTCCATCTTTTAGAGCTTCTTCAGCTAAAGTTTTTTTATTAGCATCAGTAATGTATGTTTTTGTGATATCTACTCAATTTTTAGCATACCCCTCAAATTGAATACCATCTTCTTTTCCTAATTGGAAACCACCAAGTTCGCCTATTTTATTACTTGATAAATCTTGAATAGTACTAATTCTTGCAATTGCATCATATGCTGCTTG from Metamycoplasma alkalescens includes the following:
- a CDS encoding ABC transporter ATP-binding protein; its protein translation is MYAVEFKNITKEFPGIVANDNVSFKVKKGSIHALIGENGAGKSTLMSILFGLYEQTSGEILINGNKVLFSGPNDANALGIGMVHQHFKLVNVYTNLDNIILGEEWTSGLGVINRNIAIKKIKALQNKYNLYFDLFQKSGEATVSTQQKVEIMKMLYRGNDILVFDEPTAVLTDEEIQGLLKSFKIFKKAGKTIIFISHKLKEIEQVADNATVLRLGKVAGNFVMKDTPLDDIVSAMVGNKVVQIKNNTKAQRKKVVFSIKNLSTQKLKKNLNNISFDVHEGEIFAIAGVDGNGQNELEHIVSGMVKPYKGSIHMQTKNPKTNQYEFKDITNIDAYKRSINHMAYIPADRHHHGVILDFTIQENSIIRRLWDKQFQTHGIFKTKNINAFTKEIIKNYDVRSAEGPKSIARSLSGGNQQKFIVGREMMFEHDFILIVQPTRGMDIGAITHIHSQILEEKKKGKAILLISYELDEILALADTIAVINEGKILSINDAKNISREQIGKFMSASSTTIENWFNPDDIDDSKLSYIAFINKKYEYEREKLILKEKSIHSSLLIAKKAKDVEKNEIEELKINIFKQKKIEKSC